In the Pleuronectes platessa chromosome 8, fPlePla1.1, whole genome shotgun sequence genome, one interval contains:
- the LOC128446244 gene encoding protein Wnt-8-like — protein sequence MKIMQFLLWLIALLCKLCPGHTWVASNFLMTGPKAYLNYARSVQVGALSGIEECKQQFAWDKWNCPDSATQLKGLRRATRETSFIQAISAAGVMYTLTRNCSLGDLDNCGCDVSKNGKIGGRGWLWGGCSDNVDFGERVSKQYVDAQETGQDSRAAVNLHNNEAGRLAVKATMKRICRCHGMSESCSVQTCWTQLSDFRETGNYLKMKHRQAQKLDIDKKRIRAGNSADSRGPIVEAFGSIDKTELIYLEDSPDYCRRNVSLGLYGTEGRECLQHGDGLTQWERRSCRRLCHDCGLRVEERRTEVVSSCNCKFHWCCKVNCEDCSQVMVKHVCARREAADGHGYRRRHRGPK from the exons ATGAAAATTATGCAATTCTTACTTTGGCTGATTGCTCTTTTATGCAAACTCTGTCCAGGACACACTTG GGTGGCCAGTAACTTTCTTATGACGGGGCCTAAG GCCTATCTGAACTACGCCAGGAGCGTGCAGGTGGGCGCTCTGAGCGGGATTGAGGAGTGCAAGCAACAGTTTGCGTGGGATAAATGGAACTGTCCGGACAGCGCCACGCAGCTCAAGGGCCTGAGACGCG CCACCAGAGAGACTTCCTTCATCCAAGCCATCAGTGCAGCGGGGGTCATGTACACTCTGACCAGGAACTGCAGCCTGGGAGACCTGGACAACTGTGGCTGTGATGTGTCTAAGAACGGGAAAATTG gtggtcGTGGCTGGTTGTGGGGTGGATGCAGTGATAATGTGGATTTCGGGGAGAGGGTTTCCAAACAGTACGTGGATGCGCAGGAGACAGGGCAGGACTCCAGAGCTGCTGTCAACCTGCACAACAACGAGGCCGGACGACTG GCTGTGAAGGCAACAATGAAGCGCATCTGCAGGTGTCATGGCATGTCAGAGAGCTGCAGCGTCCAAACCTGCTGGACGCAACTCTCAGATTTCAGAGAGACCGGGAACTACTTGAAGATGAAGCACAGACAGGCCCAGAAGCTTGACATCGACAAGAAGCGCATACGGGCCGGCAACAGCGCGGACAGCCGCGGGCCCATCGTGGAGGCGTTCGGCAGCATCGACAAGACGGAGCTCATCTACCTGGAGGACTCCCCGGACTACTGCAGGAGGAACGTGAGCCTGGGCCTGTATGGCACCGAGGGCCGGGAGTGCCTGCAGCACGGGGACGGTCTGACccagtgggagaggaggagctgccGCAGGTTGTGCCATGACTGCGGCCtgagggtggaggagaggcGCACGGAGGTGGTGAGCAGCTGCAACTGCAAATTCCACTGGTGCTGCAAGGTGAACTGTGAGGACTGCTCCCAGGTCATGGTGAAACATGTGTGCGCCCGGAGGGAGGCTGCGGACGGACACGGCTACAGACGGAGACACCGTGGACCCAAATGA
- the LOC128446236 gene encoding protein Wnt-8a-like: MGPFYLLTAVVLCICCHFQFALAWTVNNFLMTGPKAFLTYARSVQVGAQSGIQECKHQFALERWNCPESTLQLSTLNGLKSATRETSFVHAISSAGVMYTLTKNCSMGDFDNCGCDDSRIGQTGGRGWIWGGCSDNAAFGEKISKQFVDALEDGHDSRAAVNLHNNEAGRLAVKSTMRKACKCHGVSGSCSIQTCWMQLADFREVGNYLKMKHENAKKLEMDKKPARAGNSADNRGAITHGFRGIPRTELIYQEDSPDYCVKNRSMGFPGTEGRECLKGNKNMSQWERKSCRRLCYKCGLRVVEKLIEVVSSCNCKFHWCCTVRCEKCTQTVTKYYCARQESGRKPHNKTRRRHRGRSQ, from the exons ATGGGACCTTTCTATCTCCTCACAGCTGTGGTTCTGTGCATTTGCTGTCACTTTCAGTTTGCATTAGCTTG GACGGTGAATAATTTCCTCATGACTGGACCAAAG GCTTTTCTGACCTACGCCAGAAGTGTGCAAGTGGGTGCGCAGAGTGGAATACAAGAGTGCAAACACCAGTTCGCCCTGGAGAGGTGGAACTGCCCAGAGAGCACGCTCCAATTATCCACACTCAACGGCCTCAAAAGTG CCACAAGGGAGACTTCTTTTGTCCATGCCATCAGCTCGGCCGGAGTGATGTACACGCTCACTAAGAACTGCAGCATGGGGGATTTTGACAACTGTGGCTGCGATGACTCCAGAATTGGACAGACAG GAGGCAGAGGATGGATTTGGGGAGGCTGCAGTGATAATGCGGCGTTTGGAGAGAAGATCTCCAAACAGTTCGTGGACGCGCTGGAAGACGGGCATGACTCGCGCGCAGCAGTCAACCTGCATAACAATGAGGCAGGCAGACTG GCGGTCAAAAGCACAATGAGAAAAGCCTGCAAGTGTCACGGTGTGTCCGGGAGCTGCAGCATCCAGACCTGCTGGATGCAGCTGGCCGACTTCAGAGAGGTTGGGAACTATCTGAAGATGAAGCACGAGAACGCAAAGAAACTGGAGATGGACAAGAAGCCTGCGAGGGCCGGGAACAGCGCGGACAACCGAGGAGCCATCACGCACGGTTTTCGCGGAATCCCACGCACGGAGCTCATCTACCAGGAGGACTCCCCGGACTACTGCGTCAAGAACAGGAGCATGGGCTTCCCGGGCACCGAGGGGCGGGAGTGTCTGAAGGGCAACAAGAACATGTCCCAGTGGGAGAGGAAGAGCTGCCGCCGGCTGTGCTACAAGTGCGGCCTGCGGGTGGTGGAGAAGCTCATCGAGGTCGTCAGCAGCTGCAACTGCAAGTTCCATTGGTGCTGCACGGTGAGGTGCGAGAAATGCACGCAAACTGTCACCAAATATTACTGCGCGCGTCAAGAAAGCGGGAGGAAACCACATAATAAAACGAGGCGCAGGCACCGTGGGCGCAGTCAGTGA
- the tmsb2 gene encoding thymosin beta, with the protein MSDKPDMTEIASFDKAKLKKTETKEKNPLPTKETIEQERKGDATP; encoded by the exons ATGTCTGACAAGCCTGATATGACTGAGATCGCCAGTTTCGACAAGGCAAAGCTGAAGAAGACGGAGACGAAAGAGAAAAACCCTCTGCCCACCAAAGAGA CCATCGAGCAAGAGAGGAAAGGCGATGCCACACCTTGA